A genomic stretch from Pseudomonas mendocina includes:
- the ubiA gene encoding 4-hydroxybenzoate octaprenyltransferase, giving the protein MYTRLLQSLNRVHPRAWDFVQLMRLEKPIGIYLLLWPTLWALWVAAEGVPSVKNLFIFVVGVLLMRAAGCVINDFADRKVDGHVARTKARPLASGKVTSKEALTLFAILIVLSFILVLFTNSTTIWLSFGGLALAACYPFMKRYTYYPQVVLGAAFSWGMPMAFTAETGSLPPEAWLLYIANLLWTVAYDTYYAMADRDDDLKIGVKSTAILFGDADRIIILTLQALALGCLLLAAARFELGLYFHLSLLVAAGCFIWEFIVTRKREPMVCFKAFLHNHWAGLAILIGLILDYALR; this is encoded by the coding sequence ATGTATACCCGCCTGCTGCAATCGCTCAACCGTGTACATCCCCGCGCGTGGGATTTTGTGCAGTTGATGCGCCTGGAAAAGCCCATCGGCATTTACCTGCTGCTGTGGCCAACTTTGTGGGCGCTGTGGGTAGCGGCAGAGGGTGTGCCTAGCGTTAAAAATCTGTTTATTTTCGTTGTGGGCGTGCTGCTGATGCGTGCCGCTGGTTGTGTGATCAATGACTTTGCGGATCGCAAAGTAGACGGTCATGTTGCCCGTACCAAAGCCCGCCCACTGGCCAGCGGTAAAGTAACCTCCAAAGAAGCACTCACGCTGTTTGCCATCCTCATCGTGCTGAGCTTTATCCTCGTGCTGTTCACCAACAGCACCACCATCTGGCTCTCGTTTGGCGGCCTGGCGCTGGCGGCCTGCTACCCCTTTATGAAGCGCTATACCTATTACCCGCAGGTGGTGTTGGGTGCTGCATTCTCATGGGGTATGCCAATGGCATTTACCGCAGAAACCGGCAGCCTGCCGCCGGAGGCCTGGCTGCTGTATATCGCCAACCTGCTGTGGACCGTAGCCTACGATACCTATTACGCCATGGCCGACCGTGACGACGACCTGAAGATCGGGGTGAAGTCCACGGCCATCCTGTTCGGCGATGCTGACCGCATCATTATCCTCACCCTGCAAGCCCTCGCCCTCGGCTGCCTGCTGCTGGCAGCAGCACGCTTCGAACTGGGTCTGTACTTCCACCTGAGCTTACTGGTCGCAGCGGGCTGTTTCATTTGGGAGTTCATCGTCACCCGCAAGCGCGAGCCGATGGTGTGTTTTAAGGCCTTCCTGCATAACCACTGGGCAGGTTTAGCCATCCTCATCGGCCTCATTCTGGATTACGCCTTGCGCTGA